Proteins from one Chitinophaga oryzae genomic window:
- a CDS encoding SusC/RagA family TonB-linked outer membrane protein: MMTRAQLRKTAAMVCTFLFCMQLAHAQMKTMPVSAALKEITRLYGTSFVYENSLLDNVTTTVDASAFRGKTVEAVLKEVLYQRGYLFLYVNDNTYTIIKDVRRKTAPGGGAGPVADTERNVAGTDPLLVRGRVTDENGIPLPGVTIKPASGRAGAFTDGNGAYTVRLSKPGEMIAFTFIGYRMQAVAGKPRLDVVLQPDNIQLKQVEVSTGYQTIAKERATGSFSQIQEKDMERKITTNVVDKMEGMVSGLLVTNNPPGTDGRPSKSPVFSIRGRNTFKAQQDPLVVIDGFPYEGELSMINPEDIARITFLKDAAAASIWGVRAANGVVVIETQKGKPQRRQINFSTNFTLGGRPDLGYRPVAGSADYLDFESEAVRKNLIPDPRGRTLPAVSAGADVFYRYKRGEITEAQRDALVAQLAGYDYKSQYQQYLLQRQQIQQYNLSMSGGSEFAQYFVSGSLSDELPVAKGNRNTRVTINATNNFRLHKNLDANLGIMAVMNTAKNNGLGLSPLEPGINTLLPYDRIIDDNGKAIQYARAFNAPALDSLQRLGYLPWRYDYLAELANADNAARQNLYRINAGFNYRIIPGLTATLSGLYERSFQRTRNYYSPDTYTARNTVNNATSTVAGNPVTLVYGLPKGGILNITNAEMEHYDVRGQLNLNRQLGKRHRIDAVAGSEIRQVWTTSASSRLYGYDDQTLASMPVNYDAYYKTAVSGNQIKPSIPNSLGDTRDRFMSWYTNANYTYNSRYVFSGSARLDDSNLFGASDKYRATPLWSLGGMWKLGEEAFMQLRFLNRLNLRVTYGVNGNVDKTTSPFLIAAVASYPGAYNGQPFASISNPANPLLRWEKTKTFNVGADLSFWDSRLDVTLDVYRKHSYDLLGPAEFNATYGFTTLTVNTAELRNNGIDLNVTAAVIQRKNFSWKANMNFGYNENKVVSSNLQRENVTYYSNSGTGASPVKGKPIEGIYSYRYGGLDSIGRPVVLSGDGKRNLANADISADLSTLAYSGTTVPRFFGGLTNIVRYKQLELSFLVTYKMGYVFRRPTVDYFSYFTQKSIHSDVAERWRKPGDEARTDVPVVPATGVNYTNTWYPKSDRLIESGAHIRLREVSLTYDLPSQVLRPLRMQRLSLMAYGRNLALWTKNKAGIDPDYIPGAYYSLLPPARSFAVGLKTTF, encoded by the coding sequence ATGATGACGAGAGCACAGTTGCGCAAGACTGCGGCGATGGTGTGTACATTCCTGTTCTGTATGCAGCTCGCACATGCACAGATGAAAACCATGCCGGTCAGTGCCGCGCTGAAGGAAATCACCCGGCTCTATGGTACCAGCTTCGTGTATGAAAACAGCCTGCTGGACAATGTAACCACCACCGTGGATGCCAGCGCCTTCCGCGGCAAAACAGTGGAAGCCGTGCTGAAAGAAGTACTGTATCAGCGGGGATACCTCTTTCTGTACGTTAACGACAACACCTATACGATTATTAAGGACGTGCGCCGGAAGACCGCACCAGGCGGTGGAGCAGGCCCGGTGGCCGACACGGAGCGCAATGTGGCCGGTACCGACCCGTTGCTGGTAAGAGGCCGGGTGACAGATGAAAACGGTATCCCGCTGCCGGGAGTAACCATCAAGCCTGCCTCCGGCAGGGCGGGCGCCTTCACGGACGGCAACGGTGCCTATACCGTCCGCCTGTCGAAGCCGGGTGAAATGATTGCTTTCACGTTTATCGGCTACCGTATGCAGGCAGTTGCCGGCAAGCCCCGGCTGGACGTGGTGTTACAGCCAGACAACATCCAGCTGAAACAGGTGGAAGTGTCTACCGGCTACCAGACCATCGCGAAAGAAAGAGCCACCGGATCTTTCTCCCAGATACAGGAGAAAGACATGGAACGCAAAATCACCACTAACGTGGTGGATAAAATGGAGGGCATGGTGAGCGGTTTGCTGGTGACCAACAACCCGCCGGGGACCGACGGCCGTCCGTCTAAAAGCCCGGTGTTTTCCATCCGCGGACGAAATACCTTTAAAGCGCAGCAGGACCCGCTGGTCGTGATCGATGGCTTTCCATATGAAGGCGAGCTGTCTATGATCAACCCGGAAGATATTGCACGGATCACCTTCCTGAAAGACGCCGCCGCCGCCTCTATCTGGGGCGTCCGCGCCGCCAACGGGGTAGTGGTGATAGAAACACAGAAAGGAAAACCACAACGCCGGCAGATCAATTTCTCCACCAACTTTACCCTGGGAGGCCGCCCCGACCTGGGCTACCGCCCGGTGGCCGGTTCCGCCGATTACCTCGACTTTGAAAGTGAAGCGGTGCGTAAAAATCTCATCCCCGATCCCAGGGGCCGCACGCTGCCTGCTGTGAGCGCCGGCGCTGACGTTTTCTACCGCTACAAACGCGGGGAGATCACCGAAGCGCAACGCGACGCATTGGTAGCGCAACTGGCCGGCTATGACTATAAATCACAGTATCAGCAGTATCTGTTGCAACGCCAGCAAATACAGCAGTACAACCTGTCCATGAGCGGCGGCAGTGAATTCGCACAGTATTTTGTCTCCGGTTCCCTCAGCGATGAACTGCCGGTGGCCAAAGGCAATCGCAACACCCGGGTGACCATCAACGCTACCAACAATTTCCGGCTTCATAAAAACCTCGATGCCAACCTGGGCATCATGGCCGTGATGAATACCGCCAAAAACAACGGCCTGGGCCTGTCTCCGCTGGAACCGGGCATCAATACGCTGCTGCCCTACGACCGGATCATAGACGATAACGGTAAAGCCATACAGTACGCCCGCGCTTTCAACGCCCCCGCCCTGGATTCCCTGCAACGCCTCGGCTACCTGCCGTGGAGATACGATTACCTGGCTGAGCTGGCGAATGCGGATAATGCCGCCCGTCAGAACCTCTACCGGATCAACGCCGGTTTCAACTACCGCATCATTCCCGGGCTGACGGCCACACTGAGCGGCCTCTATGAACGCTCTTTCCAGCGCACCCGCAACTATTACAGCCCGGACACCTACACCGCCAGAAATACCGTTAACAACGCCACCTCCACCGTGGCCGGTAACCCAGTCACACTGGTGTACGGTCTGCCCAAAGGCGGTATACTGAACATCACGAACGCAGAGATGGAGCATTACGATGTGCGCGGACAGCTGAACCTGAACCGCCAGCTCGGCAAACGGCACAGAATAGATGCCGTGGCGGGCAGCGAAATACGGCAGGTATGGACTACCAGCGCTTCCAGCCGCCTGTATGGTTATGACGATCAGACGCTGGCCTCCATGCCGGTGAATTATGATGCTTATTACAAGACTGCTGTTTCCGGTAACCAGATAAAACCTTCCATACCCAACAGCCTGGGCGATACCAGAGACAGGTTTATGTCCTGGTACACCAACGCGAACTACACCTATAACAGCCGCTACGTGTTTTCCGGAAGCGCCAGGCTGGACGACTCCAACCTGTTTGGCGCCAGCGATAAATACCGCGCTACGCCGCTGTGGTCACTGGGTGGTATGTGGAAGCTGGGAGAAGAAGCGTTTATGCAATTGCGTTTTCTCAATCGCCTTAATCTGCGTGTAACCTATGGCGTGAACGGTAACGTGGATAAAACCACCAGTCCCTTCCTGATAGCAGCAGTAGCGTCCTACCCGGGCGCTTATAACGGTCAGCCTTTTGCGAGCATCAGCAATCCGGCCAACCCGCTGTTGCGCTGGGAAAAAACCAAAACCTTCAACGTGGGCGCCGATCTCTCTTTCTGGGACAGCCGCCTGGATGTGACGCTGGACGTATACCGCAAACATAGCTACGACCTGTTAGGGCCGGCGGAATTTAATGCTACCTATGGATTCACCACGCTGACCGTCAACACCGCGGAACTGCGGAACAACGGGATCGATCTTAATGTTACCGCAGCGGTGATACAACGGAAGAACTTTTCGTGGAAAGCGAACATGAACTTCGGCTATAACGAGAACAAAGTAGTGTCATCCAACCTGCAGCGGGAAAATGTTACCTACTACAGCAACAGCGGCACAGGCGCCAGCCCCGTGAAAGGCAAGCCTATTGAAGGAATCTACAGCTACCGTTACGGTGGCCTGGACAGCATCGGCAGACCGGTCGTATTATCCGGCGATGGCAAACGGAACCTGGCGAACGCTGATATTTCCGCCGATCTGTCTACCCTGGCTTACAGCGGCACCACAGTGCCACGGTTTTTCGGGGGGCTGACGAACATCGTGCGTTACAAACAGCTGGAGCTGTCTTTCCTGGTCACCTATAAGATGGGATATGTATTCCGTCGCCCTACGGTGGACTACTTCAGCTATTTCACGCAGAAGTCCATCCACAGCGATGTGGCAGAGCGCTGGCGCAAGCCGGGCGACGAAGCGCGTACAGACGTGCCCGTAGTGCCTGCTACCGGTGTCAACTATACGAATACCTGGTATCCGAAATCCGACCGGCTGATAGAAAGCGGTGCGCATATCCGTTTAAGGGAGGTGTCTCTCACGTATGACCTGCCGTCGCAGGTGCTGCGCCCCTTGCGTATGCAGCGATTGTCGCTGATGGCTTATGGCCGTAACCTGGCGCTGTGGACCAAAAATAAAGCGGGTATTGATCCGGACTACATCCCGGGTGCTTATTATTCCCTGCTGCCGCCTGCGCGTTCTTTTGCCGTTGGCCTGAAAACAACTTTTTAA
- a CDS encoding FecR family protein: protein MNKDYRDYRMEDFLADEYFIRWVKFPDAAADAFWQQLAADVPEKAPLMREAREVVYALSTPVLEKNDPAREKIWQAVLDNIQQTPARPLRRYRRTWLAAASVLLLLALGATWYFTSTIIVSTGYGETREVILPDHSSLMLNAHSTASYARSWTVTGRREVSLEGEAFFDVKHTGDTFRVQAGPACITVLGTAFNVRHREGMIAVVLQRGRVRIDVANGEGQPAFLQPGEGWSYAHQQQPVVMQAVDTAAATAWTRHELLLNATKVKDVIRLLKDNYGYTVVLEDSTIGEREIKGRIPMQREQDLLFVLSRILDVDIQQKNDTLLFTTR, encoded by the coding sequence ATGAACAAAGACTATCGTGATTACCGGATGGAGGATTTCCTGGCGGACGAGTATTTTATCCGCTGGGTGAAATTCCCTGATGCGGCAGCTGACGCTTTCTGGCAGCAGCTCGCCGCCGACGTGCCGGAGAAAGCCCCGCTGATGCGGGAAGCCCGGGAGGTGGTGTATGCCCTGTCTACACCGGTGCTGGAAAAAAATGATCCTGCCCGCGAAAAGATATGGCAGGCAGTGCTGGACAATATACAACAGACGCCGGCGCGACCGTTGCGGCGTTACCGCCGGACATGGCTGGCGGCAGCCTCTGTGCTGCTACTGCTGGCGCTGGGCGCCACCTGGTATTTTACCTCCACCATTATCGTCAGTACAGGTTATGGTGAAACCCGGGAAGTTATTTTACCTGATCACTCTTCCCTGATGCTGAACGCACATTCCACCGCCTCCTACGCCCGTAGCTGGACCGTTACCGGCAGGAGGGAGGTGTCACTGGAAGGAGAGGCCTTCTTCGATGTAAAACATACCGGTGACACTTTCCGCGTACAGGCCGGTCCCGCGTGCATTACCGTGCTGGGCACCGCTTTCAACGTACGGCACCGGGAAGGTATGATCGCCGTGGTGCTGCAACGGGGACGTGTACGCATCGACGTGGCCAACGGCGAAGGACAACCGGCATTCCTGCAGCCGGGAGAAGGATGGTCTTATGCCCATCAGCAGCAGCCGGTGGTCATGCAGGCTGTCGATACCGCCGCCGCCACCGCCTGGACGCGGCATGAACTCCTGCTGAATGCCACCAAAGTGAAAGATGTCATCAGGCTATTAAAAGATAATTACGGATATACAGTAGTATTGGAAGACAGCACCATCGGTGAACGTGAAATTAAAGGCAGGATACCTATGCAAAGGGAACAGGACCTCCTGTTCGTATTGTCCAGGATACTGGATGTAGACATTCAACAGAAAAACGATACGCTTTTGTTCACTACGAGATAG
- a CDS encoding RNA polymerase sigma factor, giving the protein MQDKELWSWYKSGEISGLEGLYNAYYRPLTNYGFKFTEDKSFIEESIQDLFLKLWRNRDSIVTPQVVKQYLLLSFRRILLRKLEYSPSRLEEAFSGEHIPFYLELSYEHPLIRAERAAELKKKVDALMDTLTHRQREAIFLKYYEDLSYEEIAEILQINTGGTYKLVYRALERLREQFGDFSLLVLLYLLQRRY; this is encoded by the coding sequence ATGCAAGACAAAGAACTTTGGTCCTGGTACAAATCCGGAGAAATCAGTGGGCTGGAAGGTTTGTATAATGCCTATTACAGGCCGCTTACCAACTATGGCTTTAAATTCACGGAGGACAAATCATTTATTGAAGAGAGCATACAGGACCTCTTTCTGAAATTGTGGCGCAACAGGGATTCCATTGTCACACCGCAGGTGGTGAAACAATACCTGCTTTTATCCTTCCGGCGCATTTTGCTGCGCAAGCTGGAATACAGCCCTTCCCGGCTGGAGGAAGCGTTTTCCGGAGAACATATTCCTTTTTATTTGGAACTGTCTTATGAGCATCCCCTGATCAGAGCAGAGCGTGCAGCGGAGTTGAAGAAAAAGGTCGATGCCTTGATGGATACGCTGACCCACCGGCAGCGGGAGGCCATTTTCCTCAAATACTACGAAGATCTGTCATATGAAGAGATTGCAGAGATCCTGCAAATCAACACAGGAGGCACCTACAAACTGGTTTACCGCGCGCTGGAGCGCCTGAGAGAGCAATTCGGCGACTTCTCCCTCCTGGTACTGTTATACCTGCTGCAACGCCGCTACTAA
- a CDS encoding phosphotransferase family protein, translating into MRKPKVDIEQLTAAVISHYGKIDHIGPVQDGMESFAFRLVISGKKYVLRVNHQAEGFEKDDFVQRHLTVAGLPVPEIEAIGLLESGIAWCLSVQAPGVTLQDLPAAYLPAVAAPLAAVMQAMAEAPLDKVTGFGPFNARGEGQYASWKAYLESICGDVTYDWRAAGKRVPMKRVRPLQEQLSIAIQGIPEVRQLVHGDFGSNNVLTDGHVITGVIDWSEAMAGDSLYDMANIFFWRTWLNCMEQQARYFETQGIDKARLDAYQLRIGLEEVYQAALAGDVDEMDWALVRCEHLAGIVR; encoded by the coding sequence ATGCGTAAACCGAAGGTAGATATTGAACAACTGACCGCCGCGGTGATCAGTCATTACGGGAAGATTGATCATATAGGACCGGTGCAGGACGGCATGGAGTCTTTTGCTTTCCGGCTGGTCATCTCGGGGAAAAAGTATGTGCTCCGCGTGAATCATCAGGCAGAAGGTTTTGAAAAAGACGATTTCGTCCAGCGGCATTTGACCGTCGCCGGTTTGCCGGTACCGGAGATAGAAGCCATCGGTTTACTGGAGAGTGGCATTGCCTGGTGTTTGTCTGTCCAGGCGCCGGGTGTAACGTTGCAGGACCTGCCCGCAGCTTACCTGCCGGCGGTGGCAGCGCCGCTGGCCGCGGTCATGCAGGCGATGGCGGAGGCGCCGCTGGACAAGGTGACCGGCTTCGGTCCTTTTAACGCGAGAGGCGAAGGGCAGTATGCCAGCTGGAAGGCATACCTGGAAAGCATTTGCGGGGACGTGACCTACGACTGGCGTGCGGCCGGTAAAAGAGTGCCGATGAAACGTGTCCGGCCATTGCAGGAACAGCTGTCAATAGCGATACAGGGCATCCCTGAAGTAAGGCAGCTGGTGCATGGTGACTTTGGTTCCAACAATGTGCTGACAGACGGGCATGTGATCACCGGCGTGATTGACTGGTCGGAGGCTATGGCGGGCGACAGCCTGTATGATATGGCCAATATTTTTTTCTGGCGTACCTGGCTGAATTGTATGGAACAGCAGGCGCGTTATTTTGAAACCCAGGGGATAGACAAAGCGCGGCTGGATGCTTACCAGTTGCGCATCGGCCTGGAAGAAGTATACCAGGCGGCGCTTGCAGGCGACGTCGATGAAATGGACTGGGCGCTGGTACGATGTGAACACCTGGCAGGTATTGTCCGCTGA
- a CDS encoding GlcG/HbpS family heme-binding protein: MHTRDIECCFRTENLFRVLQIAVRKAASIQVPISVCIADASGLSLAFLRMDGASLVSVDLAQKKAYTAAMFKMATKDLGAFRQPAASFPMETILGGKIVTFGGGIPLLYNDHLIGAIGVSGSWAEQDHEIAQAAADAFPDIAC, from the coding sequence ATGCATACAAGAGATATTGAATGCTGTTTCAGGACAGAGAATTTATTCCGGGTTTTACAAATCGCTGTCCGCAAAGCGGCATCTATCCAGGTGCCGATATCCGTTTGCATAGCGGATGCTTCGGGGCTGTCATTGGCTTTTCTAAGAATGGATGGCGCCAGCCTTGTCAGTGTTGATTTAGCGCAAAAGAAAGCCTATACTGCAGCTATGTTCAAAATGGCCACAAAAGATTTAGGAGCGTTCAGACAGCCGGCAGCTTCTTTCCCAATGGAAACAATACTTGGGGGAAAAATAGTGACGTTCGGAGGTGGCATTCCCCTGCTTTATAATGACCATTTGATCGGTGCAATCGGGGTAAGTGGCAGCTGGGCGGAACAGGACCATGAAATCGCCCAGGCAGCCGCCGATGCTTTCCCGGATATCGCATGTTAA
- a CDS encoding non-ribosomal peptide synthetase family protein, producing the protein MDAILYDAHGQQRNTVATDGTQHLADVLTHTAWEDYNSHETLVSLFRQQAERTPGNLAVSFKDHTLTYRELDEKSNQLAHYLLAQGVTTGSYVPVYLERSAEWAIAVLGILKTGAAYIPVDAIYPGKRVAYILEEVEAKVIITQLSLGSRLFQVHNTAVVYLDSLSILQDQPVTAPAKMPAPSDLAYIIYTSGSTGQPKGVMITHLSIQHLITWHKQQYAVNSNSRLSLVAGLAFDISVWECWSALLSGGALFIADNEERTHAALLLEFYRSNRLTHAFVPPVLLPELITLSRQTPGLALQYLFSGGEQMKPVLTSGLPYQLIDYYGPTEYTVYAAHRPVVDADGQYVPTIGKPIANTQAYILDRDLQLLPSGAVGELCISGIGIAQGYFKNPALTDSKFVPHPFLPGHKLYRTGDLARRLPDGDIRFLGRIDNQVKIRGFRVEPGEIEAALLQVPHVKSAAVIAVDNNRQQKQLVAFIVQDHPNEQQGIALARQQLKQDLPGYMVPARFITVRELPMNASGKVDKAALAALSEQAAGSYQESAGPLSETERTITEVWSDILERPYIHHSDNFFDIGGDSLLVATVVTKLKDRFGVKMYLRDLYQYPELRTLAAMIDNRIKTGETGIPEEDVEPYVSLQQDAYLLPGVQYRQPFDASVLQRQSAVLLTGATGFVGIHLLQELLDNTTATIYCLVRARDEHHALDKIHQAFAAYHIPVQEGTRHRIVPVVGDFGQPFLGIADQAYQQLAGKVEVIYHSGSSVNFIEPYSFMKKPNVDGLREIIRFAATGKMKCLSLLSTISVYSWGHVFTHKTVMKESDDISQNLLAVSKDIGYVRSKWVMEAVADLAAAAGVPLITYRLGYAMCHSQSGASAPYQWWASLVKNCVQYASYPTLRELREGLITVDYMAKAIVHITKNPEAIGQKFNLICSPDTNLTLEEFFQRLIDLYGFNLKPLSYKDWRKQWEDDSTNRLYPLTSLFRDNMHEGLSTVELYQDTYVWHRDNVDKFMQGSGIPEPVFDKAVLDKYLQYLGLAKA; encoded by the coding sequence ATGGACGCGATCCTGTACGATGCGCACGGACAACAACGGAATACCGTTGCAACCGATGGCACCCAACACCTTGCTGATGTATTGACACACACAGCATGGGAAGATTACAATTCCCACGAAACATTGGTCTCCCTGTTCCGGCAACAGGCAGAACGCACACCCGGCAACCTGGCTGTATCGTTTAAAGACCACACGCTCACTTACCGGGAGCTGGACGAAAAAAGCAACCAGCTGGCGCATTACCTGCTGGCGCAGGGCGTCACTACCGGCAGCTATGTACCGGTATACCTGGAACGCTCGGCCGAATGGGCGATCGCGGTACTGGGCATCCTCAAAACCGGCGCCGCCTACATCCCCGTAGATGCCATCTACCCCGGTAAAAGAGTGGCCTACATCCTCGAAGAAGTGGAAGCCAAAGTGATCATCACCCAGCTGTCACTCGGCTCCAGGCTTTTCCAGGTACACAACACGGCCGTGGTATACCTCGACAGCCTCTCCATTCTGCAGGACCAGCCCGTCACCGCACCCGCGAAGATGCCGGCGCCGTCAGACCTGGCGTACATCATCTATACGTCCGGTTCTACCGGTCAACCGAAAGGCGTGATGATCACCCACCTGTCCATCCAGCACCTGATCACCTGGCACAAACAACAGTATGCCGTTAACAGCAACAGCCGTTTATCGCTCGTGGCGGGACTGGCATTCGACATCTCTGTCTGGGAATGCTGGTCGGCACTCCTGTCCGGAGGCGCCCTCTTTATCGCAGACAACGAGGAAAGAACCCATGCCGCCCTCCTCCTGGAATTCTACCGGAGCAACCGGCTCACGCATGCCTTCGTCCCTCCTGTACTGCTGCCCGAGCTGATAACACTCAGCCGCCAGACGCCGGGGCTGGCACTGCAATACCTGTTCTCCGGCGGTGAACAAATGAAACCCGTATTGACCAGCGGGCTGCCGTACCAGCTGATCGACTATTACGGTCCAACGGAATATACCGTGTACGCCGCCCACCGCCCGGTGGTGGATGCAGACGGACAGTATGTGCCGACCATCGGCAAACCGATCGCCAATACACAGGCCTATATACTCGACCGCGACCTGCAGCTGTTGCCGTCCGGCGCCGTAGGTGAACTGTGCATCAGCGGTATCGGCATCGCACAAGGGTATTTCAAAAACCCGGCGCTGACCGACAGTAAATTTGTGCCGCATCCTTTCCTCCCCGGTCATAAGTTGTACCGCACCGGCGACCTGGCGCGCCGTCTGCCGGATGGCGATATCCGGTTCCTCGGCCGTATCGACAACCAGGTGAAGATCCGTGGCTTCCGCGTGGAGCCGGGCGAAATAGAAGCCGCCCTGCTGCAGGTGCCCCATGTGAAAAGCGCCGCCGTGATCGCGGTAGACAACAACCGGCAGCAAAAGCAGCTGGTCGCCTTTATTGTACAGGACCATCCCAACGAACAACAGGGCATCGCGCTGGCAAGGCAACAGCTGAAGCAGGACCTGCCCGGTTATATGGTGCCGGCCCGCTTTATCACTGTCCGCGAACTGCCCATGAACGCCAGCGGCAAAGTAGACAAGGCAGCGCTGGCAGCACTCTCCGAACAGGCCGCTGGCAGCTACCAGGAATCTGCAGGACCGTTGAGCGAAACAGAACGTACCATCACGGAAGTATGGTCAGATATCCTTGAACGGCCGTATATCCACCACAGCGACAACTTCTTCGACATCGGCGGCGATTCGCTGCTGGTAGCCACCGTGGTCACCAAACTAAAAGACCGCTTCGGCGTGAAAATGTACCTGCGCGATCTGTACCAGTACCCTGAACTGCGGACGCTGGCCGCTATGATCGACAACAGGATCAAAACAGGTGAAACCGGCATCCCCGAAGAAGATGTGGAACCTTATGTGTCCCTGCAACAGGATGCATACCTGTTGCCCGGCGTCCAATACCGGCAACCATTTGACGCCAGCGTACTGCAACGCCAGTCCGCCGTGCTGCTCACCGGCGCCACCGGTTTTGTAGGTATCCACCTCCTGCAGGAGCTGCTGGACAATACCACCGCCACGATATACTGCCTCGTTCGCGCGCGGGACGAGCACCATGCCCTCGACAAAATCCACCAGGCCTTTGCGGCTTATCACATCCCGGTGCAGGAGGGCACGCGGCACCGCATTGTGCCGGTGGTGGGCGATTTCGGGCAGCCGTTCCTCGGCATCGCAGACCAGGCCTACCAGCAACTGGCCGGCAAAGTGGAAGTGATTTACCATTCCGGCAGCTCCGTGAACTTTATTGAGCCTTACTCTTTCATGAAGAAACCCAATGTAGACGGGCTGCGGGAGATCATTCGTTTTGCCGCCACCGGTAAAATGAAGTGCCTGTCGTTGCTGTCCACCATTTCGGTGTATAGCTGGGGGCATGTCTTCACGCATAAAACCGTCATGAAGGAGAGCGATGACATCTCCCAAAACCTGCTCGCGGTGAGCAAAGACATTGGTTATGTGAGAAGCAAATGGGTAATGGAAGCCGTGGCCGACCTGGCGGCGGCAGCCGGCGTTCCGCTGATCACTTACCGCCTCGGCTATGCCATGTGCCACAGCCAGTCCGGCGCCAGCGCCCCCTACCAGTGGTGGGCCAGCCTCGTGAAAAACTGTGTGCAGTATGCGTCCTATCCCACCCTCCGCGAGCTGCGCGAAGGACTGATCACCGTGGACTACATGGCGAAAGCCATCGTACACATCACCAAAAATCCGGAGGCCATCGGACAGAAGTTCAACCTGATCTGCTCACCGGACACCAATCTCACACTGGAAGAGTTCTTCCAGCGCCTGATAGACCTCTATGGTTTCAACCTGAAGCCGTTGTCCTACAAAGACTGGCGCAAACAGTGGGAAGACGACAGCACCAACCGGCTGTATCCGCTCACCAGCCTTTTCAGGGACAATATGCACGAAGGCCTCTCCACCGTGGAACTTTATCAGGACACCTATGTATGGCACCGCGACAACGTGGACAAGTTCATGCAGGGCTCCGGTATACCAGAGCCGGTATTTGATAAAGCCGTGCTGGATAAATACCTGCAGTACCTGGGGCTCGCAAAGGCTTAA